The Hymenobacter sp. DG25A nucleotide sequence GCGGTTTTTCTCCTCCTCAAATACCTGCAGCAAGGCCGTAGGCAGGTTCAGCAGGTGAATGTACTGGTCATGAATGCTCTCGGCCGCGTGCACCATCTGCCCGCCAAAGAAAGTACCATCCTTGGCCTTGGCCTTCTTATAGTACTTGATGGCATCCTGCACGGCGTCGTTTACCTCCTTGTCGTCCAGGGGCTCCGGCTCTTCGCCGGTTTTCAGCCAGTCCTTGAAGATAACTTCCGCCATCTTCTGCTGGCCTTTCAGCACCTTGCGGTCCTGGGGCTCGGGCGAGTTCAGGTCCGGCGCAAAGGCATCCGCAATGCGGTCAAGGGCCAGGGAGGCATCGGACCCAATGGCCTGCTGATAGGCATAGAGGGCCTGCATGACTTTAATGCGGAGCGTGCGACGATTGAGCATTCTTGTTGGTGAAGATGTGAGTTGGTGAGAGGAAGAAACAGGGAGTTTGATGATCTGATAACGCAGTCCTGCGCCACTGGAACATCAAACTCACCATTTCTCTATTTCACCATCTCACCAATTAGTAAGTGGATTTAACCTTACCGATGGCGGCGATGCGCTCCTCAGCCTGCCGAATGGCAGCGGCCTGTGGATGCGTCCCCTCCTGCTCGGCTTTTTCAAGCACCTGCGTGGTGAAATCGTAAATTTTCTCGGTCTGGGTGAGGGCCGACTGGCGGCTGCCGCCAATCACCTCGGAGTACACATTGATCAGGCCACCGGCGTTGATCAGGAAATCGGGGGCGTAGATGATGCCGCGCTCTACCAGCGCCGGGCCGTGCACATTTTCGTCCTGCAGCTGGTTGTTGGCGCAGCCGGCAATAACTCTGCACTTCAAACGGTCCAGGGTATCATCGTTGATGGTGGCACCCAGCGCGCACGGCGAGTAGATGTCCACGTTCTGGTCGTAGATTTCCTCCAGACCCACGGCTACCGCCTTAAACTTGGCAGCGGCTTCAATGGCGCGGTCTTCGTAGTAATCGGTCAGAATGATTTTGGCGCCTTCCTTGGAAAGATGCTCCAGCAGGTAGGTACCCACGTGGCCCACGCCCTGCACGGCAATGCGCTTACCGGCCAGAGAGTCGGAGCCGAATGCCTTTTTCGCGGCGGCCTTCATGCCCATGTAGGTGCCGTAAGCCGTTACCGGCGAGGGGTCGCCGGAGCCGCCCATGCTCTCGGGCAGGCCGGCCACGTGCTTGGTTTCCATCCGGATGTACTCCATGTCCTTGGTGGTCATGTTCACATCTTCGGCGGTGATGTACTTGCCGTTGAGGTTCTGCACGAAGCGGCCGAATTTGCGCAGCAGGGCTTCGTTTTTCAGCGTTTTGGCATCCCCAATAATCACGGCTTTGCCACCGCCCAGGTTCAGGCCGGAAATGGCCGCCTTGTAGGTCATGCCGCGCGAGAGGCGCAATACATCCTTCAGGGCTTCCGCATCAGAAGCGTAGTGCCACATGCGGGTGCCGCCCAGGGCCGGGCCCAGTACGGTATTGTGAATGCCGATGATGGCGCGCAGACCGGTGTCCTTGTCGTGGCAGAACACGACTTGTTCGTGCTCGTGCTCGGCAATCTGACCAAAGATGGACGCGGGAGCCAGGGTTTGAATTTCAACCATGCGGGTGGAATGTTTGAAAAAGGGTGGGTGGGAAAATTTGGGTGGGAAACCGTAAGGGCCGGCTTGTTGTATCTTTGTCAACACGACAATACCGCCCCCGCAATTCGGGTGCAAAAGTAACCCGTTTTTCTGACTCCGGCACCCTATCAGCTATGTACAAGCTTATGGCGTCGGAGGTTGCCCACCCGTCCTAACCTGCTTTACGTGCGCGCCCTCGCTTCCACCAATAAATACCTCTTCCGCTATAAATGGCACTTCCTGGGGGGGGTACTGTTTGTGGCCCTGAGCACGCTGCTGGCCATTTTCCCGGCCCAGATTGTGCGCTATTCCTTTGAC carries:
- a CDS encoding Glu/Leu/Phe/Val dehydrogenase dimerization domain-containing protein, producing the protein MVEIQTLAPASIFGQIAEHEHEQVVFCHDKDTGLRAIIGIHNTVLGPALGGTRMWHYASDAEALKDVLRLSRGMTYKAAISGLNLGGGKAVIIGDAKTLKNEALLRKFGRFVQNLNGKYITAEDVNMTTKDMEYIRMETKHVAGLPESMGGSGDPSPVTAYGTYMGMKAAAKKAFGSDSLAGKRIAVQGVGHVGTYLLEHLSKEGAKIILTDYYEDRAIEAAAKFKAVAVGLEEIYDQNVDIYSPCALGATINDDTLDRLKCRVIAGCANNQLQDENVHGPALVERGIIYAPDFLINAGGLINVYSEVIGGSRQSALTQTEKIYDFTTQVLEKAEQEGTHPQAAAIRQAEERIAAIGKVKSTY